A genomic stretch from Anaerococcus mediterraneensis includes:
- a CDS encoding exodeoxyribonuclease III, translating to MKFISWNIDSLNAALTSDSARAVMSRLVLDTIAKEDADVIAIQETKLPYTGLSKKHIGALAEYFPDYDYVYRQSEDPARKSYAGTMTLYKKDLEVEASFPQIGAPCTMDFEGRIITLEFDDFYFTHVYTPNAGNALSRLADRQIWDKVYADYLESLDQNKPVIAAGDFNVAHEEIDLAHPENNHMSAGFTDEEREGFTNLLNKGFTDTFRHIHGNVEGKYTWWAQRVKTSKINNSGWRIDYFLVSDRIRDLITNSDMIDSGERQDHTPIVLEINI from the coding sequence ATGAAATTTATTTCCTGGAATATAGATTCACTAAATGCGGCCCTAACAAGCGATTCGGCTAGGGCTGTAATGAGCCGTTTGGTTTTAGATACTATCGCAAAAGAGGATGCTGATGTCATAGCTATCCAAGAGACAAAACTACCGTATACAGGTCTTAGCAAAAAACATATAGGAGCTCTTGCCGAATATTTCCCAGATTATGATTATGTCTATAGGCAAAGCGAGGACCCTGCGAGAAAATCCTATGCAGGGACTATGACTCTCTATAAAAAAGATCTAGAAGTAGAAGCTAGTTTTCCTCAAATCGGTGCACCTTGTACCATGGATTTTGAGGGCAGGATTATCACTTTGGAGTTTGATGATTTTTATTTCACCCATGTCTACACACCAAATGCTGGCAACGCTCTATCAAGGCTAGCTGATAGGCAAATTTGGGATAAGGTATATGCTGATTATCTAGAAAGTTTAGATCAAAATAAACCTGTAATAGCAGCTGGTGATTTTAACGTAGCACATGAAGAAATTGACCTAGCTCATCCAGAAAATAACCACATGTCAGCAGGCTTTACTGATGAGGAGAGAGAAGGTTTTACAAATCTTTTAAATAAAGGATTTACAGATACTTTTAGACACATCCACGGCAATGTGGAGGGCAAATACACCTGGTGGGCCCAAAGGGTAAAGACAAGTAAAATCAACAACTCCGGCTGGAGGATTGATTATTTCTTAGTTTCTGATAGGATAAGAGATCTAATCACAAATTCAGATATGATCGACTCAGGAGAAAGACAAGACCACACCCCAATTGTTTTGGAAATCAATATATAA
- the mnmA gene encoding tRNA 2-thiouridine(34) synthase MnmA, with protein MTDKKDIKVIVGISGGVDSSVAALLLKEEGYDVTGIFMKNWDDTDENGFCTAEEDFEDAVAVCNQIGIPYYSINFEKEYYDRVFTYFLDEYKKGRTPNPDIMCNKEIKFKAFLDFAKNLGADFLATGHYARVDRTDGETKMLRGLDTNKDQTYFLSQLSQEQIKDVLFPVGDLQKSEVREIAKKAGLATANKKDSTGICFIGERDFNEFLSNYLPAKPGNIVDTEGKVLGRHDGLMYHTIGQRRGLGIGGEGEAWFVYGKDLEKNELLVCQGKNNPLLFSNKLYGSEFSTISDRKCPKEFDCSAKFRYRQADIKAHVKVLGHGKVEVTYDETKAVTPGQAAVFYDGEVCLGSAIIDEVYMDDKKLRV; from the coding sequence ATGACAGATAAAAAAGATATAAAGGTAATAGTGGGGATCTCAGGCGGGGTGGATTCCTCTGTTGCGGCTCTTCTATTAAAAGAAGAAGGCTATGATGTGACAGGGATTTTCATGAAAAACTGGGATGATACCGACGAAAATGGCTTTTGCACTGCCGAAGAAGACTTTGAGGATGCAGTAGCTGTTTGTAATCAGATCGGTATTCCTTACTATTCTATAAATTTTGAAAAAGAATACTATGATAGGGTCTTTACTTATTTTTTAGACGAGTACAAAAAAGGCAGGACACCAAATCCTGATATCATGTGCAATAAGGAAATAAAATTCAAGGCCTTTTTGGATTTTGCCAAAAATCTTGGGGCAGACTTCCTTGCAACTGGACATTATGCCAGAGTTGATAGGACCGATGGGGAAACCAAGATGCTAAGGGGTCTAGATACCAACAAGGACCAGACATATTTTCTAAGCCAATTATCCCAAGAACAAATAAAAGATGTTTTATTTCCAGTGGGAGATCTTCAAAAATCAGAAGTAAGAGAAATTGCCAAAAAAGCTGGTCTTGCAACTGCTAATAAGAAAGATTCTACAGGGATTTGTTTCATTGGTGAGAGAGATTTTAATGAATTTTTATCTAATTATTTGCCAGCTAAGCCAGGTAATATTGTCGATACAGAAGGCAAGGTCTTGGGTAGGCATGACGGGCTAATGTATCACACAATTGGCCAAAGGCGTGGACTTGGCATAGGTGGTGAGGGAGAAGCTTGGTTTGTTTATGGCAAGGACCTTGAGAAAAACGAGCTTTTAGTCTGCCAGGGCAAAAATAATCCGCTTTTATTTTCAAATAAGCTTTATGGATCAGAATTTTCTACAATTTCTGATAGAAAATGTCCAAAAGAATTTGACTGTTCAGCCAAATTTAGGTACAGGCAAGCAGATATCAAGGCCCATGTGAAAGTCCTAGGTCATGGCAAGGTCGAGGTGACCTATGATGAAACCAAGGCCGTAACCCCAGGCCAAGCAGCAGTTTTCTACGACGGAGAGGTTTGCCTAGGTTCTGCCATAATTGATGAAGTTTATATGGATGATAAGAAGTTAAGAGTATAA
- a CDS encoding cysteine desulfurase family protein, producing MKKIYFDYAATSIKRKKILSDMFENSEAFDGNPDSSHQYGRDAKRILENSRREIAKSIGADPHKVIFTSGASESNNTVLSAFRNQEIVTTNIEHDSIENAYDKDHTIIIKADKNGLISLDDIKKSITKNTKLVSIMMVNNEIGSIEPIGEIGSFLKEKDIKFHVDGVQAYGHLDIDVEKQNIDFLSLSGHKIGGINGFGILYARENIESFIKGGEQEKDRRAGTSFVMGAYSMAKSFSCMISEREKIKDLKNYLLEKLSKSNINYQINANPENTVDHIVNIYFEDFRADFLLTYLDMRGICVSAGSACRAGSVIPSKVVSRIYDEARAGSSIRISLGFSNTRADIDRFIEVLGELNDR from the coding sequence ATGAAGAAGATTTATTTTGACTATGCTGCTACAAGCATAAAAAGAAAGAAAATTTTATCAGATATGTTTGAAAATAGCGAAGCTTTTGATGGGAATCCTGACTCTAGCCACCAATATGGACGAGATGCAAAGAGGATTTTGGAAAATTCTAGAAGAGAAATTGCAAAAAGCATCGGAGCTGACCCTCACAAGGTCATTTTTACATCAGGGGCTAGTGAATCAAACAACACAGTTTTATCTGCCTTTAGAAACCAAGAGATTGTAACTACAAATATCGAGCACGATTCTATAGAAAATGCCTATGATAAAGATCATACAATTATTATAAAGGCTGACAAAAATGGACTTATAAGCCTTGATGATATAAAAAAATCTATTACAAAAAATACCAAACTTGTTTCTATAATGATGGTCAATAATGAAATAGGATCTATCGAGCCAATAGGAGAGATCGGTAGTTTTTTAAAAGAAAAGGATATAAAATTTCATGTGGATGGGGTCCAAGCCTATGGCCACTTGGATATAGATGTTGAAAAACAAAACATAGATTTCCTATCCCTATCAGGCCACAAGATTGGCGGGATAAATGGTTTTGGTATCCTTTATGCTAGGGAAAATATAGAAAGTTTCATAAAGGGCGGAGAGCAAGAAAAAGATCGCAGAGCAGGCACATCCTTTGTCATGGGAGCCTATTCTATGGCCAAATCTTTTTCTTGTATGATTTCTGAGAGAGAAAAGATTAAGGATTTAAAAAATTATTTGTTAGAAAAACTTTCCAAATCTAATATCAATTACCAGATCAATGCCAATCCAGAAAATACAGTAGACCATATAGTCAATATTTATTTTGAAGACTTTAGGGCAGACTTTCTTTTGACCTACCTAGATATGAGGGGGATATGCGTATCGGCAGGATCTGCTTGTAGGGCAGGATCTGTTATACCCTCCAAGGTCGTATCAAGGATCTATGATGAGGCTAGGGCAGGATCATCTATTAGAATTAGCCTTGGTTTTTCAAATACAAGGGCGGATATAGATAGGTTTATAGAAGTTTTAGGAGAATTAAATGACAGATAA
- a CDS encoding HAMP domain-containing sensor histidine kinase, whose product MERRVKNLVLGLLLDNFIRLLVYGILTILALKLTQEYLFPLRLKRDFGLGVFMIYSLYFARRLYVGVDKNILKDLRLLEEAIKKDDYDKDIDLAEFDIIGKTLKEKNEKIKEKDRFIKTSLAAISHDMKTPLTVINTNLSLIKSTDPKDNKRLIKIKDESEKIAAYIDDLMEVSGGFIEDIKQEKIILTDFIYNLKINLGLFEDMWEEKIGIINEIDHFDKLSINIDKQRFDKALSQLLVNAFEHRKSAVWIKLSRKNNQIIIIVADDGAGFDEKALACGKNLFYTDNYGRTSGKGTGMGLFIANSYIEAMGGRLVLENQNGGRAKICLDLGEDANGK is encoded by the coding sequence GTGGAAAGACGAGTAAAAAATCTGGTCTTGGGACTTCTTTTGGATAATTTTATAAGACTCTTAGTTTACGGTATCCTTACAATTTTGGCTCTGAAATTGACCCAAGAATATTTATTTCCTCTAAGGCTAAAAAGAGATTTTGGACTGGGAGTTTTTATGATTTATAGCTTGTATTTTGCAAGGAGGCTTTATGTAGGAGTTGATAAAAATATCCTAAAAGATTTAAGACTCTTGGAAGAAGCTATAAAAAAAGATGATTATGATAAAGATATAGATCTTGCTGAATTTGACATCATAGGAAAAACCCTAAAAGAAAAAAATGAAAAAATAAAAGAAAAAGATAGATTTATAAAAACAAGCCTAGCAGCTATTTCACATGATATGAAAACACCCCTAACAGTGATAAATACCAATCTTTCTTTGATAAAATCCACAGATCCAAAAGATAATAAAAGACTTATAAAAATAAAAGATGAGAGCGAAAAAATTGCAGCCTATATTGATGATCTGATGGAGGTAAGCGGGGGCTTTATCGAAGATATAAAGCAAGAAAAAATTATCCTAACAGACTTTATTTATAATTTAAAAATAAACTTAGGTCTATTTGAAGATATGTGGGAAGAGAAGATTGGGATAATAAATGAAATAGATCACTTTGATAAGCTATCTATAAATATCGACAAGCAAAGGTTTGACAAGGCTCTAAGCCAGCTTTTAGTAAATGCTTTTGAGCATAGAAAAAGTGCTGTTTGGATAAAGCTTTCTAGAAAAAATAATCAAATTATAATCATAGTAGCCGATGATGGGGCAGGCTTTGATGAAAAAGCCCTAGCTTGTGGCAAAAATCTTTTTTATACAGATAATTATGGCAGGACATCCGGCAAAGGGACTGGCATGGGACTTTTTATAGCAAACTCATATATAGAAGCCATGGGTGGAAGGCTTGTTCTTGAAAACCAAAATGGAGGGCGCGCCAAAATTTGTTTAGACCTTGGGGAGGATGCGAATGGAAAATAA
- a CDS encoding response regulator transcription factor — protein MDICIIEDNLALVESLKDLLENEGYGVDYFLDLGEIDDYLILNKYDLIILDLMLGDFDGLDFLKMIRSEIKRPIIILTAKDGKEDELRGLELGADDYIKKPFDPDILLARIKSKLRINQNSEISYKDTTFDFETGLVKKNQNQVYLTSQEKKILKILFINKGRVLSKESLLSMASDNFETVSERTIVTHIYNIRKKILEISADDPIENIWKEGYRWKDE, from the coding sequence ATGGATATTTGTATAATAGAAGATAATTTGGCTCTGGTCGAATCCCTCAAAGATCTTTTGGAAAATGAAGGTTATGGGGTGGATTATTTTCTAGACCTTGGTGAAATTGACGATTATCTGATTTTAAATAAATATGATTTAATTATTTTAGATTTAATGCTGGGTGATTTTGATGGCTTGGATTTTCTAAAAATGATTAGAAGTGAGATAAAAAGACCGATAATAATACTTACTGCCAAAGACGGCAAAGAAGACGAGCTTAGGGGTCTAGAGCTTGGGGCAGATGACTATATCAAAAAGCCCTTTGATCCAGATATTTTACTTGCCAGGATAAAATCTAAACTAAGGATAAATCAAAATTCAGAAATATCCTATAAGGATACCACTTTTGATTTTGAAACGGGTTTGGTTAAGAAAAATCAAAACCAAGTATATTTAACAAGTCAAGAAAAAAAGATTTTAAAAATTTTATTTATCAATAAGGGGAGGGTCCTTTCCAAAGAGAGCCTACTTTCCATGGCATCGGATAATTTTGAAACCGTATCAGAAAGGACAATCGTAACCCATATTTATAATATTAGAAAAAAGATTTTAGAAATTTCTGCTGATGATCCTATAGAAAATATTTGGAAGGAGGGCTACAGGTGGAAAGACGAGTAA
- a CDS encoding EamA family transporter gives MAYIYALISAIFAALTSILAKIGINDINSNLATAIRTTVVLVFSWIMVFVVGGQHGLGEISKRSLIFLILSGLATGISWLAYYKALQMADVSKIVAIDKLSVVFTMIFAFIILGEAASKKAIIGTILIGIGTLVMVL, from the coding sequence ATGGCATACATATACGCCCTCATTTCTGCAATATTTGCAGCACTTACATCAATACTTGCAAAAATTGGCATCAATGATATAAATTCAAACCTCGCTACAGCCATCAGAACAACAGTTGTTTTGGTATTTTCTTGGATAATGGTTTTTGTAGTTGGTGGTCAACATGGTTTGGGAGAAATTAGTAAAAGATCTTTAATTTTTCTCATTCTCTCAGGACTTGCCACAGGCATATCCTGGCTAGCCTACTACAAGGCCCTCCAGATGGCTGATGTATCAAAGATAGTGGCTATTGATAAGCTAAGCGTCGTTTTTACTATGATTTTTGCTTTTATAATCTTAGGAGAGGCTGCAAGCAAAAAAGCAATAATAGGGACAATTTTGATAGGGATCGGGACCCTTGTAATGGTTTTATAG
- a CDS encoding YdbC family protein, with translation MAIKYDIVENLGVLSTNAKGWTKELNLVSWNERDPKYDIRDWNEDHTRMSKGITLTSEEAEVLKNILADEFDN, from the coding sequence ATGGCAATAAAATACGATATTGTAGAAAATCTTGGGGTTCTTTCAACCAACGCCAAGGGCTGGACCAAGGAGCTAAACCTAGTCAGCTGGAATGAGAGAGACCCAAAATATGACATCAGAGATTGGAACGAAGACCACACTAGAATGAGCAAGGGCATAACCCTTACAAGTGAGGAAGCAGAAGTTCTAAAAAATATACTCGCAGACGAATTTGATAATTAG
- a CDS encoding GH25 family lysozyme: MKIRKIFALGLALAFAFPSLASAKEIVAYDNTDLDSVFEAHGIKIDKKKVEQRKKDFASQKIQNNTQATVDDKKENTNEIKEATKEIEKPKLYPKTAVYSNVVDISEHQNPVAINYDKFAKDIDGAILRSSITTYKEDEDTGEKTFYIRKDVTVDRHYENLNRRNVPIGFYHYSRATNKAQAIEEANFVLDYVRGKNVSLPIYIDIEDNIRQAKASKKDLSDAAQAFVMAMKRNGYVGGIYSYPYFAKKHLTKEVRNNNEFWIADYEGKEFTGYTDTKFDAWQYAHTGRVSGYSANIDKNVLYRDYPLIMKGKSYRSMDQLVQEVLDGQWSYGKERERRLTYAGYNYKKIQEEVNKRVSL, from the coding sequence ATGAAAATTAGAAAAATATTTGCCCTAGGCCTTGCCTTGGCATTTGCCTTTCCAAGCCTAGCCAGTGCCAAAGAGATAGTGGCCTATGATAATACAGACTTAGATTCTGTTTTTGAAGCTCATGGTATAAAAATTGACAAGAAAAAAGTAGAGCAAAGAAAAAAAGACTTTGCAAGTCAAAAGATCCAAAATAATACACAAGCGACTGTTGATGACAAAAAAGAAAATACCAATGAAATAAAAGAAGCGACAAAGGAGATAGAAAAACCAAAACTTTATCCAAAAACTGCTGTTTATTCAAATGTTGTAGATATATCTGAGCACCAAAATCCAGTTGCAATTAACTACGACAAGTTTGCCAAGGATATAGATGGTGCTATCCTCAGATCTTCTATAACAACCTACAAAGAGGACGAAGACACAGGAGAAAAAACTTTCTATATCAGAAAAGATGTGACAGTTGATAGGCACTATGAAAACCTAAATAGGAGAAATGTCCCTATAGGTTTTTATCACTATTCAAGGGCAACCAACAAGGCCCAGGCCATCGAAGAAGCAAACTTTGTCCTAGATTATGTTAGGGGAAAAAATGTTTCCTTGCCAATCTATATAGACATAGAAGATAATATCAGACAAGCAAAAGCAAGCAAAAAAGACCTATCAGATGCTGCCCAAGCCTTTGTCATGGCTATGAAAAGAAATGGCTATGTAGGAGGGATTTACTCCTATCCATATTTTGCAAAAAAACATCTGACAAAAGAAGTTAGAAATAACAATGAATTTTGGATAGCTGATTATGAGGGCAAAGAATTTACAGGATATACTGATACTAAATTTGATGCTTGGCAATATGCCCATACAGGCAGGGTAAGCGGCTATAGTGCAAATATAGATAAAAATGTCCTCTATAGAGACTATCCACTTATAATGAAGGGCAAATCCTACAGGTCTATGGATCAACTTGTCCAAGAAGTCCTAGATGGCCAGTGGTCCTATGGCAAAGAACGTGAACGCCGTTTGACCTATGCAGGATATAATTACAAAAAAATCCAAGAAGAAGTAAACAAGAGAGTCAGTTTGTAA
- the msrA gene encoding peptide-methionine (S)-S-oxide reductase MsrA, with the protein MKEIYLAGGCFWGTDAYFRNLDGVIKTEVGYANGDGDQTFYENLSLTGHAETVKVIFDENIISLDDIFEHFYYIINPFSLNQQGADIGRQYRTGIYSKDDRDSDFARKFLSKKQELTDRKIQVEVDDLKNYVRAEEYHQDYLIKHPDGYCHVNLSDVWEKNDEN; encoded by the coding sequence ATGAAAGAAATATATTTGGCAGGCGGTTGCTTTTGGGGCACTGATGCCTATTTTAGAAATTTAGACGGAGTTATAAAAACAGAGGTTGGCTATGCAAATGGAGATGGAGATCAAACTTTTTATGAAAATCTATCCCTAACAGGCCATGCTGAAACAGTCAAGGTCATCTTTGATGAAAATATTATAAGCCTAGATGATATTTTTGAGCATTTTTATTATATTATAAATCCATTTTCCCTAAACCAACAGGGAGCAGATATTGGTAGGCAATATAGGACGGGGATATATTCTAAGGATGATAGAGATTCAGACTTTGCAAGGAAATTTTTATCGAAAAAACAAGAATTAACTGATAGAAAAATCCAAGTGGAAGTTGATGATCTAAAAAATTATGTAAGAGCAGAAGAATACCACCAAGATTATCTAATCAAGCATCCAGATGGCTACTGCCATGTGAATTTATCAGATGTATGGGAGAAAAATGATGAAAATTAG
- a CDS encoding threonine/serine exporter family protein codes for MTYIREFIIATIAAIGFAYVFGSPKKSVLISALNAGFGWIIFKFIKDATGSVYLGSFISALSVAISSEFLARIFHYPASVFIFPGIINLCPGEAIYNTMKYFIANDNYMTILSSYRALGIAAAIAFGVLLSSSFSVSLKTFKQRSQRRTDFLRRKK; via the coding sequence ATGACTTATATAAGAGAATTTATAATAGCGACTATAGCAGCTATAGGTTTTGCCTATGTTTTTGGTTCTCCAAAAAAATCTGTACTCATATCGGCTCTAAATGCTGGTTTTGGGTGGATTATTTTTAAATTTATAAAAGATGCAACTGGATCAGTCTACTTGGGATCTTTTATATCAGCCTTATCTGTGGCAATATCATCAGAATTTTTGGCAAGGATATTTCATTATCCAGCAAGCGTATTTATATTCCCAGGCATAATAAATCTTTGCCCGGGTGAGGCCATATATAATACTATGAAATATTTTATAGCAAATGATAACTATATGACTATCCTATCTTCATATAGGGCCTTGGGTATAGCTGCAGCCATAGCCTTTGGTGTCTTGTTATCATCATCATTTTCTGTTTCTCTAAAGACCTTTAAACAGAGAAGTCAGAGGAGAACTGATTTTTTAAGGAGAAAAAAATGA
- a CDS encoding threonine/serine exporter ThrE family protein: protein MVDRKESKQKAVLLSEIASNAGAIMLENGAEIYRVEDTVERIIRSKKDTRDVDVYSTFNVIILSFSYDGQVHTNVRRVKSRSNNLYYVDLVNTFSRDFVAGKYNLEEALIRLEEIKNDKGKSRARKVLGAGIAASAFSLLLQGGLEEMFVSFFVGMLAFYFADILGENGLGFFIINYLYGAVISILTLLIGKFLVDLKAPIVMISSMMAFLPGITMTNAMRDLMSGDSTSGLTGAVISVLISTALALGVGTPITIIKIWG, encoded by the coding sequence ATGGTCGATAGAAAAGAAAGCAAACAAAAAGCTGTACTCTTATCAGAGATTGCCTCCAATGCTGGGGCTATCATGCTAGAAAATGGGGCGGAGATTTATAGGGTAGAGGATACTGTAGAAAGAATCATAAGGAGCAAAAAGGATACTAGGGATGTGGATGTTTATTCGACATTTAATGTAATAATTTTATCTTTTTCCTACGATGGCCAGGTCCACACCAACGTTAGAAGAGTAAAATCCAGGTCAAACAATCTCTATTATGTAGACTTGGTAAACACTTTTTCTAGGGACTTTGTAGCCGGCAAATACAACCTAGAAGAAGCTCTCATTAGACTTGAAGAGATAAAAAATGACAAGGGCAAATCAAGAGCTAGAAAGGTTTTAGGAGCAGGTATTGCAGCAAGCGCCTTTTCTTTGCTGCTCCAAGGCGGCCTTGAGGAAATGTTTGTATCATTTTTTGTAGGTATGCTTGCATTTTATTTTGCAGATATATTAGGGGAAAATGGTCTAGGATTTTTTATAATAAACTACCTTTATGGGGCAGTCATTTCTATACTAACCTTGCTAATAGGCAAATTCCTAGTAGATTTGAAGGCTCCTATTGTCATGATATCATCGATGATGGCCTTTTTGCCTGGTATCACTATGACTAATGCCATGAGGGATTTGATGAGTGGAGATTCTACGTCAGGACTTACAGGAGCTGTTATTTCTGTACTCATATCTACTGCTTTGGCTTTGGGAGTTGGTACTCCTATAACTATAATAAAGATTTGGGGTTAA
- a CDS encoding DnaJ domain-containing protein, whose product MKKIFGKFLHGLATVIGTIFTVLINFMNILVMTFEGIRSLLAIVFMVGCSTFIFLPTLLLFLPKKVWYAIFVILIIPVLGPKFISILRYGNYVLTEWLYDRADSFITGQKVGFENISDYSQKYKIDQEKERQRKAEEEARARQQRVNDYFEDLFGNFTYYDMGDFRQDNYSGYQGSYQNFGGVNDLGFKEKYENAVSLLELPVNTDIYQVKLNYRKLAKKYHPDLNKDPGAKEKFQEINSAYEFLTEENIKKYKNTYL is encoded by the coding sequence ATGAAAAAAATATTTGGTAAATTCCTTCACGGTTTGGCAACTGTGATTGGGACTATATTTACAGTACTTATAAATTTTATGAATATTTTGGTTATGACCTTTGAGGGGATCAGGTCACTTTTGGCCATAGTTTTTATGGTTGGATGTTCAACCTTTATATTTTTGCCAACCCTCCTTTTGTTTTTGCCAAAAAAAGTCTGGTATGCCATATTTGTGATTTTGATAATACCGGTCTTAGGCCCTAAGTTTATTTCTATACTTAGGTATGGCAATTATGTTTTGACAGAGTGGCTCTATGATAGGGCTGATAGCTTCATAACAGGTCAAAAAGTTGGTTTTGAAAATATTTCTGATTATTCACAAAAATATAAGATTGACCAGGAAAAAGAACGTCAAAGAAAGGCCGAAGAAGAAGCCAGGGCCCGTCAACAAAGGGTCAATGACTATTTTGAAGATCTTTTTGGCAATTTTACCTATTATGATATGGGAGATTTTAGGCAGGATAATTATAGTGGCTACCAAGGATCCTATCAAAACTTTGGTGGGGTAAATGATCTTGGCTTTAAGGAAAAATATGAAAATGCAGTTTCTCTTTTAGAGTTGCCAGTAAATACAGATATTTACCAAGTCAAGCTCAATTATAGAAAATTAGCTAAAAAATACCACCCAGACCTAAATAAAGACCCAGGCGCTAAGGAAAAATTCCAAGAGATAAACTCTGCCTATGAGTTTTTGACAGAAGAAAATATAAAAAAATATAAGAACACATATTTGTAG